One genomic segment of Desulfobacterales bacterium includes these proteins:
- a CDS encoding PAS domain S-box protein: MDKEQHMLTAILNTIDDGIYVIDQSYTVEYMNRKMVELFGDGIGKKCYEVINDTNEICPWCRAEEIFKGQSLNWELYVPKTGRTFTLTEMPLANPDGSISKMSAYRDITHRKQREAKLKASEEHYRKLFEHVGVGVYISSKEGKFLDANQTLLDMLDYPGKEPFLNMDITQDLYVRPEDRRKFQDMIERDGRVMDYEVEFKKRDGTPVLVSMTSHVRYDPHGNVLGYEGIVVDQTQRYQMEKKLKEAHDFMNKIIQSSPNPIMAADLSGNIIIWNRATEKTLGYPANEVIGKMNITKIYPEGVARKIMKMIRGPESGGVGMLRSYPLLYVRRDGEVIDGNLSAAMVYDDKGNEIATVGSFVDLRERIEMEQQLRQTQEQLLHSEKLAAMGRLTSQLAHELNNPIYGIMNTLELLKTEISPENKRRKLLDMSLSETVRLADMLRKMLSFSKPEQEEKSATDVNKILDELIMLHEKQLQELDIKVHFDLEEGLPPVHASPNQLRQVFLNMIGNARDAMPDGGTLTITTARNNGEVRIDITDTGAGIKEEHLGKIFDSFFTTKSSVKGVGLGLSVCYGFIKEHGGDIQVESTPRSGTTFTITLPIQPPEEPLKE; this comes from the coding sequence ATGGACAAAGAACAACACATGCTCACCGCCATTTTAAACACAATTGATGACGGAATCTACGTTATCGATCAATCCTATACCGTGGAATACATGAACCGCAAAATGGTCGAGCTGTTTGGGGATGGTATCGGAAAGAAATGCTATGAGGTGATAAACGACACCAATGAAATCTGCCCCTGGTGCCGCGCGGAAGAAATCTTTAAAGGGCAGAGTCTGAACTGGGAGCTATATGTCCCGAAAACCGGGCGGACATTTACCCTCACAGAGATGCCGCTTGCCAATCCGGACGGCTCGATTTCCAAAATGAGCGCCTACCGTGACATCACCCACCGCAAACAGCGGGAAGCAAAACTCAAGGCCTCTGAAGAGCACTACCGCAAACTTTTCGAGCATGTGGGCGTGGGCGTCTATATCAGCAGCAAGGAGGGAAAATTCCTGGACGCCAACCAGACGCTGCTGGATATGCTGGATTATCCCGGCAAAGAGCCGTTCTTAAACATGGATATTACGCAGGATCTGTACGTCCGGCCCGAGGACCGCCGCAAATTCCAGGATATGATCGAACGCGACGGCCGGGTGATGGACTATGAGGTGGAGTTCAAAAAGCGGGACGGCACGCCGGTCCTTGTTTCGATGACCAGCCATGTGCGCTACGATCCCCACGGCAATGTCCTGGGCTATGAGGGCATTGTGGTGGACCAGACCCAGCGCTATCAGATGGAGAAAAAGCTGAAAGAAGCCCATGACTTCATGAACAAGATCATCCAAAGCTCGCCAAACCCCATCATGGCCGCGGATTTAAGCGGAAACATCATCATCTGGAACCGGGCGACGGAAAAAACCCTGGGTTACCCGGCCAATGAGGTGATCGGCAAGATGAATATCACCAAGATTTACCCGGAAGGGGTGGCGCGGAAAATCATGAAAATGATCCGCGGCCCGGAAAGCGGCGGCGTGGGCATGCTTCGCTCCTACCCCCTCCTCTATGTCCGGCGCGACGGGGAGGTAATTGACGGCAACCTCTCTGCAGCTATGGTCTACGATGACAAGGGCAATGAAATCGCCACCGTGGGGTCATTTGTCGATCTGCGGGAGCGCATTGAAATGGAGCAGCAGCTCCGGCAGACCCAGGAGCAGCTGCTGCATTCGGAAAAACTGGCGGCCATGGGCCGGCTTACCTCGCAGCTCGCCCATGAATTAAACAACCCGATCTACGGGATCATGAATACCCTTGAGCTTTTAAAGACCGAGATCTCCCCGGAAAACAAGCGCCGAAAGCTCCTGGATATGTCGCTTTCAGAAACCGTGCGGCTGGCGGACATGCTCAGGAAAATGCTTTCCTTTTCCAAACCCGAACAGGAGGAAAAATCCGCCACAGACGTCAACAAGATACTGGATGAGCTGATCATGCTTCATGAAAAACAACTCCAGGAACTTGACATTAAGGTGCATTTCGACCTTGAAGAGGGGCTTCCGCCGGTGCATGCCTCCCCGAACCAGCTGCGCCAGGTATTTTTAAATATGATCGGCAATGCCAGGGACGCCATGCCCGACGGTGGAACCCTCACCATCACTACCGCCCGGAACAACGGTGAGGTCCGCATTGACATCACGGACACCGGCGCCGGGATCAAGGAGGAACACCTCGGCAAGATCTTTGACTCCTTTTTTACCACCAAATCCAGCGTCAAGGGGGTCGGCCTGGGCCTCTCCGTCTGCTACGGGTTCATCAAGGAGCACGGCGGGGACATCCAGGTTGAAAGCACCCCCCGCAGCGGCACGACATTTACCATTACCCTGCCCATTCAGCCACCTGAAGAGCCGCTAAAAGAATAA
- the tsaA gene encoding tRNA (N6-threonylcarbamoyladenosine(37)-N6)-methyltransferase TrmO, which yields MTIQFEPIGVIHSPFKELEGMPIQPKGAAGVKGTVEVYEPYRQGLDDLDGFSHIYLIYHFHLSQGYKLHIIPFMDDVERGLFSTRAPKRPNSIGFSIVALDSVADGILHIRNVDVLDGTPLLDIKPFAPQFDAQENVRTGWLEKAGRSVSGKRSDDRFK from the coding sequence ATGACCATTCAGTTTGAACCCATCGGCGTGATCCATTCGCCGTTTAAAGAACTTGAAGGCATGCCGATTCAGCCCAAAGGCGCAGCCGGGGTCAAGGGCACGGTTGAGGTCTATGAACCCTACAGGCAAGGCCTTGATGATCTTGACGGCTTCTCCCATATTTATTTGATCTATCACTTTCATTTAAGTCAGGGGTATAAGCTGCATATTATACCGTTTATGGATGATGTGGAGCGGGGGCTTTTTTCCACGCGGGCCCCCAAGCGGCCCAACTCCATCGGTTTTTCGATTGTGGCGCTGGATAGCGTGGCAGACGGCATCCTTCATATCCGGAACGTGGATGTCCTGGACGGCACCCCGCTTTTGGATATCAAGCCCTTTGCCCCGCAATTTGACGCCCAGGAGAATGTCCGGACCGGATGGCTTGAGAAAGCCGGAAGAAGCGTGTCCGGCAAACGATCTGATGACCGGTTTAAGTAG
- a CDS encoding response regulator, with the protein MEDVLTVFKASKYCSVSPKTIINWIESGLIKAYKTPGGHRRINRKDLIAFMENQGMPLPEKEVETGRVKILVVDDDPIIVESIVQALEEDEYDYEVISAADGFEAGIQVSHFQPDLLILDIMMPDIKGFDVCQKIKSSPETRNTKIIVLSAYLDEEKFKQMKEHGADACYSKPLPLPQLKEEVSRLLGLRQ; encoded by the coding sequence ATGGAAGATGTGCTTACCGTATTCAAAGCCAGCAAATATTGCAGCGTATCCCCGAAAACCATCATCAACTGGATCGAATCCGGCCTGATCAAGGCATACAAAACCCCGGGGGGACACCGGCGCATCAACCGCAAGGACTTGATCGCTTTCATGGAAAACCAGGGCATGCCGCTGCCGGAAAAAGAAGTGGAAACCGGGCGGGTTAAAATCCTTGTGGTCGATGATGACCCCATTATCGTGGAATCCATCGTCCAGGCCCTGGAAGAGGATGAATACGACTATGAAGTGATATCCGCGGCCGACGGGTTTGAGGCCGGCATCCAGGTAAGCCACTTCCAGCCCGATCTTTTGATTCTCGATATCATGATGCCGGATATCAAAGGCTTTGACGTCTGTCAGAAAATCAAATCCTCGCCCGAGACCAGGAACACGAAGATTATCGTCCTCTCCGCCTATCTGGACGAGGAAAAGTTCAAACAGATGAAGGAACACGGCGCGGATGCCTGCTACTCCAAGCCGCTGCCGCTGCCCCAGTTAAAAGAGGAAGTCAGCCGGCTTCTGGGACTCCGCCAATAG
- a CDS encoding MBL fold metallo-hydrolase, with the protein MQLTDRLHGFIWTSMTSNNCNTYLIDGSARILIDPGHVTHFDHVREGLSGLGIKPNDIDLLIITHAHPDHIEAVQLFRGGKTQMAMHQMAWQLIENFGKMIDPNMDVAAFRPDVFLGEGEFSVGDTTLEVIHTPGHSPGSISLFWSEENALFVGDLIFKDGIGRTDIPGGDGNQLKQSIRKVAQIEPDYLLPGHGDVITGKEAIKANFKQVEDFWFAYV; encoded by the coding sequence ATGCAACTTACAGACCGCCTGCACGGATTTATCTGGACGTCAATGACCAGCAATAACTGCAACACCTATTTAATTGACGGGTCCGCCAGAATTCTGATCGATCCGGGCCATGTCACGCATTTTGACCATGTTCGGGAGGGCCTTTCCGGGCTGGGAATAAAACCAAATGATATCGATCTCTTGATTATCACCCACGCCCATCCGGATCACATCGAGGCGGTCCAGCTGTTTCGGGGCGGCAAAACGCAGATGGCTATGCACCAGATGGCCTGGCAGCTGATTGAAAATTTCGGGAAAATGATCGATCCCAACATGGATGTTGCGGCGTTCCGGCCGGATGTATTTTTGGGGGAAGGCGAGTTTTCCGTGGGCGATACCACGCTTGAGGTCATCCACACCCCGGGCCACTCCCCGGGTTCCATCTCCCTTTTCTGGTCCGAGGAGAACGCCCTTTTTGTGGGGGACCTGATTTTCAAGGACGGCATCGGCCGCACCGATATTCCGGGCGGTGATGGCAATCAGTTAAAACAGAGCATCCGAAAAGTGGCGCAAATCGAACCGGATTATCTGCTTCCCGGCCACGGGGATGTGATTACCGGGAAAGAGGCGATTAAAGCCAATTTCAAGCAGGTGGAGGACTTCTGGTTTGCCTACGTCTGA
- a CDS encoding molybdopterin-dependent oxidoreductase, whose translation MQTIVLTINGKKIACREGTSVFEVAAGNGIAIPSLCYHPDLKPYGACRLCLVEEEKSGRLFASCVTPAARDMVIQTESPRVLTHRKNIVRLMMAEHPESCIVCNKGNRCELRRIAAKLGIGENDLYPMPNYKSFEQLNPFIIRDLSKCILCGKCIRADHELVCTGAIDYNHRGFQSRPATAHEMPLEQSNCTFCGTCVSVCPTGALSPKNNRYAGTPEREALSVCGFCGIGCTLNIGTAGDKIVEINPGDFEDTVNHATLCVRGHFSHDFLNSADRLTAPMIRKTDEAGEPSFEEVSWEKATAHAISKLTEIKRTHGPQSIAFIGSTQCSVEENYLFQKIGRAIFQSENIVSMAESRGQAQMMALDQKTGGNCRINRLMDLENAPAIVVLGPDPDHAAPVLGYHIKRAAKKGAVLIVVNPLPNELSLFAAQWIRPSLSKTPEMSFTALLNGIAKALIAQNGHDIEFIEAHAESFKDCAESLNARDTAELARMAAVSQSDLETAATLLAGKQAAFVIGQAAGSSLSETGFNALFNLALLTGSTARIGTGIHLMAEANNWMGACDMGISPAWLPGRTPLSDEAGRGALEKAWQSKISPDPGLDMARLIESAENGTLKAVYIMGENPLRKLPQPGRAEKAFKNLELIIVQDILFTRTAKLAHLILPGAAFTEKAGAFTSMEGRIQNFTPVAAPPGDARPDWEILALLAAKMGYPEPYDSLEQIKQEIRRLVPIYADLGSHRQAWIKNQGSENGFRFHFSPADIPETPSFDDPSHPYTGIIAGLRYHMGGGTRTSRSERIHAYPLKGQIEISADDAKKLDLSETDRLRVSNAYGQIERGVRINGDMPAGQVFIPLAYNGNDAMHLVDLSPAPAADAPGWAACRVNLEKIETSGERL comes from the coding sequence TTGCAAACCATTGTGTTGACCATCAACGGAAAAAAGATTGCCTGCCGAGAGGGCACCAGCGTGTTCGAGGTGGCAGCCGGAAACGGCATCGCCATTCCTTCCCTCTGCTATCATCCGGACTTAAAACCCTATGGGGCCTGCCGGCTCTGCCTGGTAGAAGAGGAGAAATCCGGGCGCCTCTTTGCCTCATGCGTGACACCCGCTGCCCGGGACATGGTGATTCAGACGGAATCCCCGCGCGTTCTCACCCATCGCAAAAACATTGTCCGGCTGATGATGGCCGAGCACCCGGAATCCTGCATTGTCTGCAACAAGGGAAACCGGTGCGAGCTGCGACGGATTGCGGCAAAGCTGGGCATCGGGGAAAACGATCTTTATCCCATGCCCAATTACAAATCCTTCGAGCAGTTAAACCCCTTCATTATCCGGGACTTAAGCAAATGCATCCTCTGCGGCAAATGCATCCGGGCAGACCATGAGCTGGTGTGCACCGGCGCCATTGACTACAATCACCGGGGGTTTCAATCCCGACCGGCCACTGCCCACGAAATGCCGCTTGAGCAATCAAACTGCACCTTCTGCGGTACCTGTGTATCCGTCTGCCCCACCGGCGCACTGAGCCCGAAAAATAATCGGTATGCCGGCACCCCGGAACGGGAAGCATTGTCGGTCTGCGGCTTCTGCGGTATCGGCTGCACGCTCAACATAGGGACTGCGGGTGATAAAATCGTGGAGATCAATCCCGGGGATTTTGAGGATACCGTCAACCATGCGACCCTGTGCGTCCGGGGCCATTTTTCCCACGATTTTTTAAACTCCGCTGACCGTCTGACCGCCCCGATGATCCGGAAAACTGACGAGGCGGGAGAGCCGTCGTTTGAGGAGGTATCGTGGGAGAAGGCCACTGCGCATGCGATATCCAAATTGACTGAGATCAAACGCACCCATGGCCCGCAAAGCATCGCATTCATCGGCTCCACCCAATGCAGCGTGGAAGAAAACTATCTGTTTCAAAAAATCGGCCGGGCGATTTTTCAGTCCGAAAACATCGTCAGCATGGCCGAAAGCCGCGGCCAGGCCCAGATGATGGCCCTTGACCAAAAAACCGGCGGCAATTGCCGCATCAACCGGCTCATGGACCTTGAAAATGCCCCGGCGATTGTTGTTTTAGGGCCTGATCCGGACCATGCCGCACCGGTGCTTGGCTACCATATCAAGCGGGCGGCCAAAAAAGGCGCTGTACTGATCGTTGTCAATCCCCTGCCCAACGAGCTTTCCCTCTTCGCCGCGCAATGGATCCGGCCGTCGCTCTCAAAAACCCCGGAAATGTCATTTACAGCACTTTTAAACGGTATTGCAAAGGCGCTGATCGCCCAAAACGGCCATGATATTGAATTTATCGAGGCCCATGCCGAATCCTTCAAGGATTGCGCGGAAAGCTTAAACGCCCGGGACACAGCGGAGCTGGCCCGAATGGCGGCGGTGTCCCAATCTGATCTGGAAACCGCGGCAACGCTTCTGGCCGGCAAGCAGGCGGCCTTTGTAATCGGCCAGGCGGCCGGGAGCTCCCTTTCCGAGACCGGATTCAACGCCCTTTTTAACCTGGCGCTTTTAACCGGCAGCACGGCCAGAATAGGCACCGGCATCCATCTGATGGCAGAGGCCAATAACTGGATGGGCGCCTGCGATATGGGCATCTCCCCGGCTTGGCTCCCCGGCCGCACGCCGCTCTCGGATGAAGCCGGCAGAGGCGCACTTGAAAAGGCCTGGCAATCCAAGATTTCTCCGGATCCCGGACTTGACATGGCCCGGCTGATTGAGTCGGCGGAGAACGGCACCCTAAAAGCCGTCTACATCATGGGCGAAAACCCCTTAAGAAAGCTGCCCCAGCCCGGGCGGGCGGAAAAGGCCTTTAAAAACCTTGAACTTATCATTGTTCAGGATATTTTGTTCACCCGAACCGCCAAACTGGCCCACCTCATCCTGCCCGGGGCGGCGTTTACGGAAAAAGCCGGGGCATTTACCAGCATGGAAGGCCGGATTCAAAACTTCACGCCTGTTGCGGCGCCGCCCGGAGACGCCAGGCCGGATTGGGAGATACTCGCCCTGCTGGCGGCAAAGATGGGATATCCGGAACCCTATGACAGTCTTGAGCAGATAAAACAGGAGATCCGGCGCCTGGTGCCGATCTATGCGGACCTCGGCAGCCACCGGCAGGCATGGATCAAGAACCAGGGATCGGAAAACGGCTTCCGATTCCATTTTTCCCCGGCGGATATCCCGGAAACCCCTTCCTTTGATGATCCGTCACACCCCTATACCGGCATTATCGCCGGGCTCCGCTATCACATGGGCGGCGGCACCCGCACCAGCCGGTCTGAAAGAATTCATGCCTATCCGCTTAAAGGCCAAATTGAAATTTCGGCAGATGACGCCAAAAAGCTTGATCTATCAGAGACCGACCGACTTCGCGTGAGCAATGCATACGGGCAAATCGAGCGGGGGGTTCGGATCAATGGGGACATGCCCGCAGGCCAGGTGTTTATTCCCCTGGCCTACAACGGAAACGATGCCATGCATCTGGTGGATCTATCCCCAGCCCCGGCCGCAGACGCACCGGGCTGGGCAGCCTGCCGGGTAAACCTTGAAAAAATCGAAACCAGCGGGGAGAGGTTATAA
- a CDS encoding NADH-dependent flavin oxidoreductase: MTEDKLFSSFQIKNKKMKNRIGLAPMTRTSSPGGSIPRKDVLEFLVRRAENDVSLVFTEAILTDYESAQGYPKQSRMVTQQQIDAWGPVVKAIQDAGSVAIMQMFHCGRVAWPEINPAERIIAPSAISPKQNNVITGEPYPVPDEMSRFDIQHVINGFVETARGAVAAGFDGMEIHGAHGYLINEFLSTYSNQRKDDYGGSVENRFRFAAEIIRAVKDVVPDEMLLTFRISNWGVVDPEVSLFDASEWAEIISLLDAEPIDAISVSTLNYAENAFDTQMNMAQLTRQHTGKPLMICGSIYDRKTADDALSDADFILSGKSLLLNPDWVADIRNNKPLNRRTNEESNVAYTETPIP, from the coding sequence ATGACTGAAGACAAACTATTTTCTTCTTTTCAAATCAAGAACAAAAAAATGAAAAACCGCATTGGGCTGGCGCCGATGACGCGGACCTCATCGCCTGGGGGAAGCATTCCGAGAAAAGACGTGCTGGAATTCCTGGTGCGGCGGGCGGAAAACGACGTCTCGCTGGTATTTACGGAGGCTATTTTAACCGATTATGAAAGTGCCCAGGGCTATCCCAAGCAGTCGCGCATGGTGACCCAGCAGCAGATCGATGCCTGGGGCCCGGTTGTCAAGGCCATTCAGGACGCCGGGTCAGTGGCGATCATGCAGATGTTTCACTGCGGTCGGGTGGCCTGGCCGGAAATAAACCCGGCTGAGCGCATCATTGCGCCCAGCGCGATTTCTCCAAAGCAAAACAACGTCATCACTGGAGAGCCTTATCCGGTCCCTGATGAGATGAGCCGATTTGACATACAACATGTCATCAACGGTTTTGTTGAAACTGCCCGGGGGGCTGTTGCAGCGGGGTTTGACGGCATGGAAATTCACGGGGCGCACGGGTATTTGATCAATGAATTTCTGTCGACGTATTCCAATCAGCGTAAAGACGATTATGGGGGGTCGGTTGAAAACCGGTTTCGGTTTGCGGCAGAGATTATCCGGGCCGTTAAGGATGTTGTGCCGGATGAGATGCTTTTGACATTCCGAATTTCGAATTGGGGGGTGGTAGACCCGGAAGTTTCCCTGTTTGACGCATCCGAGTGGGCTGAGATCATTTCACTGCTCGATGCCGAGCCGATTGATGCCATATCGGTGTCGACGCTGAATTACGCGGAAAACGCCTTTGATACGCAAATGAACATGGCGCAGCTAACCCGGCAGCATACCGGCAAACCGCTGATGATTTGCGGGAGCATTTATGACCGAAAGACAGCCGATGATGCCCTGTCGGACGCGGATTTTATCCTTTCGGGAAAATCCCTGCTCCTTAACCCCGACTGGGTGGCAGACATCCGCAACAACAAGCCGCTAAACCGCCGGACGAACGAGGAATCCAACGTGGCCTATACGGAAACGCCAATTCCATAA
- a CDS encoding methylenetetrahydrofolate reductase, whose product MKLKEALEKKDFVVTSEFQAPLESDQENLIKNLSSVRGRVDGVSLSEVEFEGIVGDSIQTCELLKQNRFESIYQTTTRDKNRIQLMKDLTAAQTAGVDNLLVFTEDYRITGDSLQEMMFFHVDAGKIQSVLEHIREGRSLEGGELPGKGEFLLGSGVESNWGKNVPDLELREMEEMTKMGAGYFLTTPVFDVERFEKFLKRTNTFGVPVIAEVMIIRTAGMAQFLNRHLKPGLVPDWIIQKLARATDKEKASIELFADTVKGLKDLCQGIHIITIGGEEKLKQYLDAAKLK is encoded by the coding sequence ATGAAATTAAAAGAAGCATTAGAAAAAAAAGACTTTGTCGTCACCTCGGAATTCCAGGCGCCTCTGGAATCCGACCAGGAAAACCTCATCAAAAACCTAAGCTCGGTCCGCGGCCGGGTGGACGGGGTATCGCTCTCGGAAGTCGAATTTGAAGGTATTGTCGGCGATTCCATTCAGACCTGCGAGCTTTTAAAACAAAACCGGTTTGAATCCATCTACCAGACCACCACCCGGGACAAAAACCGTATCCAGCTGATGAAGGATCTGACAGCGGCCCAAACGGCCGGAGTGGATAATCTTCTGGTGTTTACCGAGGACTACCGCATCACCGGCGACAGCCTGCAGGAAATGATGTTTTTCCACGTGGATGCCGGCAAAATCCAATCCGTGCTCGAACACATCCGGGAGGGCCGAAGCCTTGAAGGCGGGGAGCTGCCTGGAAAAGGCGAATTCCTGCTGGGCTCCGGCGTTGAATCCAACTGGGGAAAAAACGTGCCGGATCTGGAGCTGCGCGAGATGGAGGAGATGACCAAGATGGGGGCCGGCTATTTCCTCACCACGCCGGTATTTGACGTGGAACGGTTTGAAAAGTTCTTAAAGCGCACCAACACCTTCGGTGTGCCGGTCATCGCCGAGGTCATGATCATCCGCACCGCCGGCATGGCCCAGTTCTTAAACCGCCACTTAAAACCCGGGCTGGTGCCGGACTGGATCATCCAGAAGCTCGCCCGGGCCACGGACAAGGAAAAAGCCAGTATTGAACTGTTTGCTGATACGGTAAAAGGCTTAAAGGATCTCTGCCAGGGTATCCATATCATTACCATCGGCGGAGAAGAAAAACTCAAGCAATACCTTGATGCGGCTAAATTGAAATAA
- a CDS encoding septal ring lytic transglycosylase RlpA family protein, producing MPVVRLFAGIAVSLLISGFLLVFPGCRTAPPPDRPTAKPVSKIPKPLKTPDRYRINGQWYHPITDSKGFRQSGIASWYGDPFHGQKTASGETYNMHARTAAHKILPIGTFVLVRSLDTAKETVVRINDRGPFVGDRIIDLSYRAAKEIGMIGPGTAQVEVVALEKGLPETDPDGARHSDFYTGDFTVQVGSFVNKDLAEKLRDELRAYKEPVFIQSVEREAKTYYRVQVGRFTSLASAKAEAARLLESGYSGAFAVAKDD from the coding sequence ATGCCCGTGGTCCGGCTGTTTGCCGGTATTGCCGTTTCTTTGCTCATTTCGGGTTTTTTGCTTGTTTTTCCCGGCTGCCGGACAGCACCGCCGCCTGATCGGCCGACAGCAAAGCCCGTGTCCAAGATTCCGAAGCCTTTAAAAACCCCGGACAGATACCGGATAAACGGGCAGTGGTACCATCCCATAACCGATTCCAAGGGCTTTCGCCAGTCCGGAATCGCCTCTTGGTATGGGGATCCGTTCCATGGCCAAAAGACCGCCAGCGGGGAAACCTATAATATGCATGCCCGAACCGCTGCCCACAAAATACTGCCCATCGGCACATTCGTGTTGGTGCGAAGTCTGGATACGGCCAAAGAAACGGTGGTGCGCATCAATGACCGCGGCCCGTTCGTTGGGGACCGGATTATTGACCTTTCTTACCGGGCGGCCAAGGAGATCGGCATGATCGGGCCGGGAACCGCTCAGGTGGAAGTTGTTGCCCTGGAAAAGGGCCTGCCGGAGACCGATCCGGACGGGGCCCGGCATTCGGATTTCTATACCGGCGATTTCACGGTTCAGGTGGGATCGTTTGTCAACAAAGACCTTGCCGAAAAGCTGCGTGACGAACTGCGGGCCTACAAAGAGCCGGTTTTCATTCAATCGGTGGAGCGGGAAGCAAAAACCTATTACCGGGTGCAGGTCGGCCGGTTTACCTCGCTTGCCAGTGCGAAAGCGGAAGCGGCCCGTCTTCTTGAATCCGGATACAGCGGGGCTTTTGCCGTAGCCAAGGATGACTGA
- a CDS encoding amidohydrolase family protein codes for MPTSDFRSTIIDAHAHCGIIDRYPPQSFEDYLAHVKSSPIEGVVMFSPVAEIYDRDDPDFHDNMHWQNQREASNQYLLGLQDRELEVIPYFFIWNDFDVDQLTERHRGIKWHRHADEPEYNYDDPACRKAINEIRRRRMPVVLEEELRNTIRFINELATGVRVIIPHLGFLNGGYRAIEKAGLWENPWVYTDTSLAAPETILAYVNTYGHDRIMFGSDFPFGHPPAELEKIRSLGFAREVEQAITGGNLKKLLKDSNRISG; via the coding sequence TTGCCTACGTCTGATTTCAGATCAACCATCATCGACGCCCACGCCCATTGCGGTATCATCGACCGCTACCCGCCGCAGAGCTTCGAGGATTATCTGGCCCATGTGAAATCAAGCCCCATCGAGGGGGTTGTCATGTTTTCCCCGGTCGCGGAAATCTATGACCGGGATGATCCGGATTTTCATGATAATATGCACTGGCAGAACCAGCGGGAGGCCTCCAATCAATACCTGCTGGGCCTCCAAGATCGAGAATTGGAAGTAATTCCCTATTTTTTTATTTGGAATGATTTTGACGTGGATCAGCTCACGGAAAGGCATCGCGGCATCAAGTGGCACCGGCACGCGGACGAGCCTGAATATAATTATGATGATCCCGCCTGCCGTAAAGCGATAAATGAAATTCGGCGCCGCCGCATGCCGGTGGTTCTGGAAGAGGAATTGCGAAACACCATCCGGTTTATCAATGAGCTGGCCACCGGCGTCCGTGTCATTATTCCGCACCTGGGGTTTTTAAACGGCGGTTATCGTGCGATTGAAAAAGCCGGTCTGTGGGAAAATCCATGGGTGTATACGGATACGAGCCTGGCCGCGCCGGAGACCATTCTGGCCTATGTCAACACATACGGCCATGACCGCATCATGTTCGGCTCCGACTTCCCCTTTGGCCATCCGCCGGCTGAACTCGAAAAAATCCGAAGTTTAGGGTTCGCCCGGGAAGTGGAACAGGCCATCACCGGGGGAAATCTCAAGAAGCTCCTGAAAGACAGCAATCGCATTTCAGGTTGA